One Helianthus annuus cultivar XRQ/B chromosome 12, HanXRQr2.0-SUNRISE, whole genome shotgun sequence genomic region harbors:
- the LOC110894668 gene encoding zinc finger protein VAR3, chloroplastic isoform X1, producing MVVIVVKTVYARDRGGESGSSLKKSRVLKRDGGACGCGFWIREIVYICNYNQKDKTFIYQEEGVNDAPTLKKEDIGIAMGSGTSVAKGTLRKKKKMAAIRFFSLFETNPTVTATAAANLLFRRYSSSSASVSSDDLQHTTSAAAGDPQPHPWPEWLTFVDRLKSKGYINQEGGNDVALYKDMSVLKEACLSFGRDRFDLFKSLSMQDVQTLVEKGCPNINRKTVNSGKRLRAHLQLDEGDACGVCVLRGSCDRAYVILKDVESSARTVDIVRILLNYALDPVVGLSKKPLGADIVEASAKKLLLELTTLSDTNIDPELQRPAAAPVARKAPSFQYVERDSSRNVEMKRGDWMCPKCNFLNFARNTKCRECNEDGPKKASDEDVEMKKGDWICPQCNFMNFSRNIRCLKCKTEGPKRVGTDDIEMKKGDWNCPQCRFMNFASNTKCLRCREHRPKRQLNAGEWECPSCDFLNYAGNVVCRKCNGERPNDVEAKYQFTK from the exons ATGGTGGTCATCGTGGTGAAGACCGTTTATGCGCGTGATCGAGGAGGGGAGTCGGGTTCCTCCTTGAAGAAATCTAGAGTTTTGAAAAGGGACGGCGGCGCGTGTGGATGTGGGTTTTGGATTAGGGAAATTGTGTATATTTGTAATTATAACCAGAAAGATAAAACTTTTATTTATCAAGAGGAAGGAGTGAATGATGCACCTACATTAAAGAAGGAAGATATAGGAATAGCCATGGGATCAGGAACATCAGTTGCCAAG GGGACTctccgcaaaaaaaaaaaaatggctGCAATAAGATTCTTCTCTCTCTTCGAAACCAACCCCACCGTCACCGCAACCGCCGCCGCTAACCTACTCTTCCGCCGCTACTCATCTTCCTCCGCCTCCGTGTCATCCGATGATCTCCAACACACCACTTCCGCCGCCGCCGGAGATCCTCAGCCACATCCGTGGCCTGAGTGGCTGACTTTCGTTGACCGACTGAAATCCAAAGGTTACATTAATCAGGAAGGGGGAAATGACGTTGCTTTGTATAAAGATATGAGTGTTTTGAAGGAAGCTTGCCTCAGTTTCGGTCGTGATCGGTTCGACTTGTTCAA GTCGTTATCTATGCAAGATGTCCAAACTCTTGTAGAAAAGGGTTGCCCTAATATTAACCGAAAGACTGTTAACTCCGGGAAACGGTTACGAGCACATCTACAACTTGATGAAGGAGAT GCATGTGGTGTTTGTGTTCTTCGTGGATCGTGTGATAGGGCATATGTAATACTAAAAGACGTTGAATCATCTGCGCGGACTGTGGATATTGTGAGGATATTATTGAACTATGCACTCGATCCGGTTGTCGGTTTGAGTAAGAAGCCTTTAGGGGCAGATATCGTTGAAGCATCTGCCAAAAAATTGCTTTTGGAGTTGACCACGCTTAGTGACACGAACATTGACCCTGAGTTGCAAAGACCAGCAGCTGCACCTGTTGCTCGAAAGGCACCGTCTTTTCAATATGTGGAACGTGATTCATCACGGAATGTTGAAATGAAAAGAGGCGATTGGATGTGTCCCAA GTGTAATTTCTTGAATTTTGCACGGAATACAAAATGCCGTGAATGCAATGAAGATGGTCCGAAAAAAGCTAGTGATGAGGATGTTGAAATGAAAAAAGGCGATTGGATTTGTCCTCA GTGCAATTTTATGAATTTTTCGAGAAACATTAGATGCTTGAAATGCAAAACGGAGGGGCCGAAGAGGGTCGGAACAGATGATATTGAAATGAAGAAAGGAGACTGGAACTGCCCACA GTGTCGATTTATGAATTTTGCAAGCAACACAAAGTGTTTACGTTGCCGAGAGCACCGTCCTAAGAGACAACTAAATGCCGGAGAGTGGGAGTGCCCCTC GTGTGATTTCCTCAACTATGCCGGGAATGTTGTTTGTCGGAAGTGCAATGGTGAACGACCCAATGACGTGGAAGCTAAATACCAGTTCACCAAGTGA
- the LOC110894668 gene encoding zinc finger protein VAR3, chloroplastic isoform X2, which yields MAAIRFFSLFETNPTVTATAAANLLFRRYSSSSASVSSDDLQHTTSAAAGDPQPHPWPEWLTFVDRLKSKGYINQEGGNDVALYKDMSVLKEACLSFGRDRFDLFKSLSMQDVQTLVEKGCPNINRKTVNSGKRLRAHLQLDEGDACGVCVLRGSCDRAYVILKDVESSARTVDIVRILLNYALDPVVGLSKKPLGADIVEASAKKLLLELTTLSDTNIDPELQRPAAAPVARKAPSFQYVERDSSRNVEMKRGDWMCPKCNFLNFARNTKCRECNEDGPKKASDEDVEMKKGDWICPQCNFMNFSRNIRCLKCKTEGPKRVGTDDIEMKKGDWNCPQCRFMNFASNTKCLRCREHRPKRQLNAGEWECPSCDFLNYAGNVVCRKCNGERPNDVEAKYQFTK from the exons atggctGCAATAAGATTCTTCTCTCTCTTCGAAACCAACCCCACCGTCACCGCAACCGCCGCCGCTAACCTACTCTTCCGCCGCTACTCATCTTCCTCCGCCTCCGTGTCATCCGATGATCTCCAACACACCACTTCCGCCGCCGCCGGAGATCCTCAGCCACATCCGTGGCCTGAGTGGCTGACTTTCGTTGACCGACTGAAATCCAAAGGTTACATTAATCAGGAAGGGGGAAATGACGTTGCTTTGTATAAAGATATGAGTGTTTTGAAGGAAGCTTGCCTCAGTTTCGGTCGTGATCGGTTCGACTTGTTCAA GTCGTTATCTATGCAAGATGTCCAAACTCTTGTAGAAAAGGGTTGCCCTAATATTAACCGAAAGACTGTTAACTCCGGGAAACGGTTACGAGCACATCTACAACTTGATGAAGGAGAT GCATGTGGTGTTTGTGTTCTTCGTGGATCGTGTGATAGGGCATATGTAATACTAAAAGACGTTGAATCATCTGCGCGGACTGTGGATATTGTGAGGATATTATTGAACTATGCACTCGATCCGGTTGTCGGTTTGAGTAAGAAGCCTTTAGGGGCAGATATCGTTGAAGCATCTGCCAAAAAATTGCTTTTGGAGTTGACCACGCTTAGTGACACGAACATTGACCCTGAGTTGCAAAGACCAGCAGCTGCACCTGTTGCTCGAAAGGCACCGTCTTTTCAATATGTGGAACGTGATTCATCACGGAATGTTGAAATGAAAAGAGGCGATTGGATGTGTCCCAA GTGTAATTTCTTGAATTTTGCACGGAATACAAAATGCCGTGAATGCAATGAAGATGGTCCGAAAAAAGCTAGTGATGAGGATGTTGAAATGAAAAAAGGCGATTGGATTTGTCCTCA GTGCAATTTTATGAATTTTTCGAGAAACATTAGATGCTTGAAATGCAAAACGGAGGGGCCGAAGAGGGTCGGAACAGATGATATTGAAATGAAGAAAGGAGACTGGAACTGCCCACA GTGTCGATTTATGAATTTTGCAAGCAACACAAAGTGTTTACGTTGCCGAGAGCACCGTCCTAAGAGACAACTAAATGCCGGAGAGTGGGAGTGCCCCTC GTGTGATTTCCTCAACTATGCCGGGAATGTTGTTTGTCGGAAGTGCAATGGTGAACGACCCAATGACGTGGAAGCTAAATACCAGTTCACCAAGTGA
- the LOC110894670 gene encoding U11/U12 small nuclear ribonucleoprotein 25 kDa protein, translating into MSEPTPGGVKEGDNVALEYNTDNVKKARLNSTLAALLDDPVLADVPKKPTLSDVDTLISLELGSAMRVSVLKLDGTSFDVAVMNSATVKDLKLAVKKKVNDMEQSKMGHRHISWKHVWRNFCLSHHNEKLLNDDANLQDHDVRNHSQVHFIPYVMSRASKQHSRRRKHRFFHGLNRRE; encoded by the exons ATGAGCGAACCAACACCAGGTGGTGTGAAAGAGGGCGACAATGTGGCTCTAGAGTACAACACGGACAATGTCAAGAAAGCGAGGCTAAATTCAACGCTAGCTGCGCTCCTTGATGATCCTGTACTTGCAGATGTACCCAAAAAGCCGACTCTATCAGATGTTGACACCCTAATCAGCTTGGAACTAGGGAGTGCTATGCGTGTTTCTGTACTTAAATTAGACGGCACATCTTTTG ATGTTGCAGTGATGAATTCCGCAACAGTCAAAGACTTGAAACTTGCGGTCAAGAAAAAAGTCAACGACATGGAGCAGTCAAAGATGGGTCATCGCCACATTTCTTG GAAGCATGTGTGGCGAAACTTCTGTCTATCACACCACAATGAAAAGCTTCTTAATGATGATGCAAACCTTCAAGATCATGACGTACGCAATCACTCTCAG GTGCATTTTATTCCGTATGTAATGTCAAGAGCTTCGAAGCAGCATTCACGAAGAAGAAAGCATCGGTTTTTTCATGGTCTTAATAGACGGGAATGA
- the LOC110896600 gene encoding uncharacterized protein LOC110896600: MDNNQKLLLVILMYLYVRFFWKRGLKRMRDNDSNMTGHQYTLELLTGNPKQCIEMLRMSRESFVRLCAHFRVNYSLVDSKHVSVEEKMAMFLMVIGHNQRYVVIKRRFQHSKQTIHKFFYEVLDKMMLFARDMIVPTSFNPNPNIPGHNKRLRRVFKGAVGALDGTLIHAVVPASKQDLYRGRGKGDCYQNVLAICDFNMIFTFIVAGWEGVAHDARILSEALVDPHAPFPIPPPDKYYLCDAAYAHTRGFMAPYRNVRYWLGDFRRRRALTNKEKFNHGHAKLRNVIERSFGVLKARFPILKRMAPFPLITQRNITIACFALHNFIRKAGLNDELFTEYDQPNVSLHNRQVHVDADEDEVGAHGTAADREYMTHLRDEIAEQLMQSME; the protein is encoded by the exons ATGGACAATAATCAAAAATTACTTCTCGTTATTCTTATGTACTTGTATGTCCGTTTTTTTTGGAAGAGAGGTTTGAAAAGAATGCGAGACAATGATTCAAACATGACGGGGCATCAATACACGTTAGAGTTATTAACTGGAAATCCAAAACAATGCATTGAAATGCTTCGTATGTCACGTGAATCTTTTGTCCGACTATGCGCACATTTTAGAGTTAATTATTCGTTAGTTGATAGCAAACACGTATCGGTTGAGGAGAAAATGGCAATGTTTTTGATGGTAATCGGTCATAATCAACGGTACGTGGTTATCAAGCGTAGATTTCAACACTCGAAGCAAACAATCCATAAATTTTTTTATGAGGTTTTGGATAAAATGATGCTCTTCGCCAGAGACATGATAGTGCCAACTTCTTTCAACCCGAATCCCAATATACCAGGACATAACAAGAGACTTCGACGGGTTTTTAAAGGAGCGGTAGGTGCATTGGATGGAACTTTGATACATGCTGTTGTCCCTGCTAGTAAACAAGATTTATACAGAGGAAGGGGCAAAGGTGATTGTTATCAAAACGTATTAGCAATTTGTGACTTTAACATGATTTTTACGTTCATTGTGGCCGGCTGGGAAGGAGTAGCACATGATGCTAGAATATTATCCGAGGCACTTGTCGATCCACATGCACCATTCCCGATTCCACCACCAG ACAAATATTATCTTTGTGATGCCGCATATGCACACACTCGAGGGTTTATGGCTCCATATCGTAATGTGCGGTATTGGCTTGGTGATTTTCGTCGGAGACGCGCATTGACTAATAAAGAAAAGTTTAACCATGGACATGCAAAACTTCGGAACGTAATCGAGCGTTCATTTGGTGTCTTGAAAGCACGATTCCCTATATTGAAGCGGATGGCACCATTTCCTTTAATCACACAAAGAAACATTACCATTGCATGTTTCGCGCTACATAATTTTATAAGGAAAGCGGGTTTGAACGATGAATTGTTTACTGAATATGATCAACCCAATGTGTCGTTACATAATAGGCAAGTGCATGTTGATGCTGATGAAGACGAGGTTGGAGCACATGGTACTGCAGCTGATCGAGAATATATGACTCACTTACGTGATGAGATTGCCGAGCAACTAATGCAAAGTATGGAATAA
- the LOC110896601 gene encoding uncharacterized protein LOC110896601, with protein sequence MGDKHVWSNDQLKCLLETCIEEVNKVGRKGLSLHKESWTRLGNVLKERFGIDLAQKQMKNAHDNLKAKYVGWCYLREKTGNIYNPQTNMFTLTNEEWEDFKKGHPKAGGLKTGPLPFPELCAQLFDGNTATGNSRWTPTQVTSGVGSNSNRGQSLMLMDSVFNEVEDDAGTSEGPTEPTAEPTPEPTHEPNPEGNPKKKDKNLQKNYQQ encoded by the exons ATGGGAGATAAACAcgtttggtcaaacgatcaactaaAATGCTTGCTTGAAACTTGCATTGAGGAGGTTAACAAAGTGGGTAGAAAAGGCTTGAGTTTGCACAAAGAATCTTGGACTAGGCTAGGAAACGTTCTCAAGGAAAGGTTTGGCATTGATTTGGCTCAAAAACAAATGAAAAACGCTCATGACAATCTTAAAGCCAAGTATGTAGGTTGGTGTTATTTGAGAGAAAAAACCGGTAACATATACAACCCGCAAACAAATATGTTTACATTAACCAATGAGGAATGGGAGGATTTTAAGAAG GGGCATCCGAAAGCTGGAGGTTTGAAAACGGGTCCGTTACCTTTCCCCGAACTATGCGCACAGCTGTTTGATGGTAACACCGCTACTGGGAATTCCAGGTGGACCCCAACCCAAGTGACATCGGGTGTTGGATCTAATAGTAATCGGGGTCAGTCACTGATGCTTATGGactctgtttttaatgaagtGGAAGATGATGCTGGCACTTCAGAGGGCCCTACCGAGCCCACTGCCGAACCCACTCCTGAGCCTACTCATGAGCCTAACCCAGAGGGCAATCCaaagaaaaaagacaaaaacctccaaaaaaactatcAACAGTGA